One genomic window of Phormidium ambiguum IAM M-71 includes the following:
- the crn3 gene encoding CRISPR-associated ring nuclease Crn3/Csx3 — MSAIKLEVFPHQTQSGLPYQHLHLEITNENGIITPADLKGLKLPAGIDFSQGIVIEGKAPIWLYGYLVHECHPAAWVGCYDPRLGVVVVATHTHEVSISQVFKVDLPGG, encoded by the coding sequence ATGAGTGCCATAAAACTGGAAGTTTTTCCACATCAAACACAATCAGGGTTGCCATATCAACACTTACATCTGGAAATTACCAACGAAAATGGCATCATCACACCTGCTGACCTCAAAGGATTGAAATTGCCAGCCGGGATTGATTTTAGTCAAGGAATTGTGATTGAAGGAAAAGCACCAATTTGGTTGTATGGATATTTGGTGCATGAATGTCACCCCGCTGCTTGGGTAGGTTGTTATGACCCACGTTTGGGTGTGGTGGTGGTGGCGACTCATACCCATGAGGTTTCGATTTCGCAGGTGTTTAAGGTGGATTTGCCTGGGGGTTAG
- the cas10 gene encoding type III-A CRISPR-associated protein Cas10/Csm1 has translation MASHDVALQIMQEALLILDRWSRENSPPKFQVCAEDKAVKRAKEILLWTNDKKLDCLRLLFDRIKVSAGQTAENYHPVGAIADTDPYIPYPSTQKPDLTEYKKLVKAELEKLQAEDWQNLSLLTLFIEKYGSCLSFGESDIALIDMARSTAAVAAALADNPEAQQMALIAGDLSGIQNFIYTISSEGALKSLRARSFYLELVTEEILQQFLERLQLPRTSIIYYGGGKFYLISPAKEQLKKYIADIAAQFNAWLSHEFQNKIFLATGYQTFEIDKVKDNSFVEAAWNPIITLLNEQKNRKFNDQLSKLLNQRYSYEPCKICHRDDQKRLARLDNHKVDSVIACFTCCRMFQLGEQIFKAKVIVRSRKRWLSFKRIRMKTPFGAVYYNLYSENDKLPELEATEQIFWINNWIVENYRQQNTFPLLLGNYGKTSEETLADLGMKSGFMRAGEFAQKAAKTGAIARVGYLRMDVDRLGQIFAKGLGCRYSLPKLAGLSRQMSYFFKVYLNSLAEKRKKNFLEYKDIFNFKSLTDGDRPNLLFIYAGGDDLFVSGAWNEIVEFAFDIYQSFRAYTGYNPDITLSGGISIDDIKFPLYQSAESSGKAEDLAKGNGRDSLGLFRTVFKWKQWLGATEFQTVQELINDLHEPNDKVKNPLDIKDKPDWLGILPFVRSLYTELKGDYTRSFVRNLLITAELQEQAIKEKQKQIDELRKKEQDIEDNPKIKKLEDEREEIHYYLHLPKIAYTLARLPDRLRKEDSSFKPVRTSLKSPYNAPYFRAIATWIELLTRNK, from the coding sequence ATGGCATCTCACGATGTAGCTTTACAAATAATGCAAGAAGCATTATTAATTTTAGATCGTTGGTCAAGAGAAAATTCACCTCCTAAATTTCAGGTTTGTGCTGAAGATAAAGCAGTTAAAAGAGCGAAAGAAATCCTCTTATGGACAAATGATAAAAAGCTTGACTGTCTCCGTTTATTGTTTGATCGTATAAAAGTTTCGGCAGGTCAAACAGCAGAAAATTACCATCCGGTAGGTGCGATCGCAGATACCGATCCTTATATTCCCTATCCTTCAACACAAAAACCTGATTTAACTGAATACAAAAAATTAGTCAAAGCCGAGTTAGAGAAACTTCAAGCAGAAGATTGGCAAAATTTGTCACTCCTGACTTTATTTATTGAGAAATATGGTTCTTGTCTCAGCTTTGGTGAGTCAGATATTGCGTTGATTGATATGGCTCGATCGACTGCTGCCGTTGCTGCTGCATTAGCAGATAATCCCGAAGCCCAGCAAATGGCTTTAATTGCTGGTGATTTATCAGGAATTCAAAACTTTATTTATACAATTTCATCAGAAGGTGCGCTTAAGTCTCTTCGAGCTCGGAGTTTTTATCTGGAGTTGGTTACAGAAGAAATTCTTCAACAGTTTTTAGAAAGATTGCAATTACCTCGGACAAGCATTATTTACTATGGAGGAGGAAAGTTTTACTTAATCTCTCCAGCTAAAGAGCAGCTTAAAAAATATATTGCAGATATCGCTGCTCAGTTTAACGCTTGGCTAAGTCATGAATTTCAAAATAAGATTTTTCTTGCAACAGGATATCAAACCTTTGAAATCGACAAAGTGAAAGATAATAGTTTTGTAGAAGCTGCTTGGAACCCCATTATTACACTCCTGAACGAACAGAAAAATCGTAAGTTCAACGATCAATTATCAAAACTTCTAAACCAAAGATATAGCTATGAGCCATGTAAAATTTGTCATCGAGATGACCAAAAACGATTAGCTCGACTCGATAACCATAAAGTTGATTCTGTTATTGCTTGCTTTACCTGCTGTAGGATGTTTCAATTAGGAGAACAAATATTCAAGGCTAAAGTCATCGTTCGATCGCGGAAAAGATGGCTATCATTTAAGCGAATTCGCATGAAAACCCCCTTTGGGGCAGTTTACTACAATCTGTATAGTGAAAATGATAAGTTACCAGAGTTGGAAGCAACAGAACAAATTTTCTGGATCAATAACTGGATAGTTGAAAACTATCGTCAGCAAAATACTTTTCCTCTTTTGCTTGGTAACTATGGCAAAACATCAGAAGAAACTTTAGCAGATCTAGGTATGAAATCTGGTTTTATGAGGGCAGGTGAGTTTGCCCAAAAAGCTGCAAAGACAGGCGCTATTGCCAGAGTTGGGTATCTCCGAATGGATGTCGATCGCCTGGGTCAAATTTTTGCTAAAGGTTTAGGCTGTCGTTACTCATTACCAAAACTAGCAGGGCTTTCTCGCCAAATGAGTTACTTCTTTAAGGTCTATTTGAATAGCTTGGCAGAAAAGCGTAAGAAGAACTTTTTAGAATATAAGGACATATTTAATTTCAAATCACTAACTGATGGCGATCGCCCAAATCTTCTCTTCATTTATGCAGGAGGTGATGATTTATTTGTTAGTGGCGCTTGGAATGAAATTGTAGAATTTGCCTTCGATATTTATCAAAGTTTCCGAGCTTATACAGGTTATAATCCTGATATTACTCTTTCTGGTGGAATCAGCATTGATGATATTAAATTTCCCCTGTACCAATCAGCTGAATCATCGGGTAAAGCTGAGGATTTAGCTAAAGGCAATGGACGAGACAGTTTAGGACTTTTCAGAACAGTTTTTAAATGGAAACAGTGGTTAGGTGCGACTGAATTTCAAACTGTTCAAGAGTTAATTAATGATCTTCATGAACCTAATGATAAAGTAAAGAATCCTTTAGATATTAAAGATAAACCTGATTGGTTAGGAATATTGCCATTTGTACGTTCGCTCTACACAGAACTAAAAGGTGATTACACTCGCAGCTTTGTCCGCAACTTACTAATTACAGCTGAATTACAGGAGCAGGCGATTAAAGAAAAACAAAAACAGATTGATGAACTTAGAAAAAAAGAACAGGATATCGAAGATAATCCTAAAATTAAAAAGCTTGAAGATGAACGAGAAGAAATTCACTACTATCTTCATTTACCTAAAATTGCCTATACATTGGCAAGATTACCCGATCGCTTACGTAAGGAGGATTCTTCATTTAAACCAGTTCGTACTTCACTAAAAAGTCCCTATAATGCGCCCTATTTCCGGGCGATCGCAACCTGGATTGAACTACTCACTCGTAATAAATAA
- the crn3 gene encoding CRISPR-associated ring nuclease Crn3/Csx3, with amino-acid sequence MTKPAKNNICLSLSHQQNPQGLKYQLLSIELTSEDRIISPEELADLELPSGINTTIGVIISGRAPIWLYNYLVHELHPTAWIASYEPRLHCAIVVATHSHLVKIAQRISLEQQQDSPLCTGLMIVGPPNSGKSVLSHALFTALLPQFSNIYLQRANWDGEGNYVLELTPEANGDGETFKAANKGSLTPEFFPFQAEAILQLRRQKSLVIVDVGGMVQPEKQPILEACSHYLIISSSPEEVESWHNFCRDRANLKPVAVIHSSLTECEIIHQEQPYLEMTCGPWIAGQPRPIPQTLIAAVQKLVKI; translated from the coding sequence ATGACTAAACCAGCTAAAAATAATATTTGCCTTTCGCTGTCTCACCAGCAAAATCCCCAAGGCTTGAAATATCAACTATTGTCAATTGAATTAACTAGCGAAGACCGAATTATTTCTCCAGAAGAACTAGCTGATTTAGAATTACCCAGTGGAATTAACACCACAATTGGTGTAATTATTTCCGGTCGTGCACCAATTTGGTTATACAATTATCTCGTCCATGAATTGCATCCTACCGCTTGGATTGCCAGTTACGAACCGCGATTGCATTGTGCGATCGTCGTAGCCACCCATAGCCACTTGGTTAAAATTGCTCAAAGAATTTCTTTAGAACAGCAGCAAGATAGTCCGCTTTGTACTGGATTAATGATTGTCGGGCCACCAAATAGCGGTAAAAGTGTCTTATCTCATGCCTTATTTACAGCTTTGTTACCCCAATTTTCCAATATTTATTTACAACGAGCAAATTGGGACGGCGAAGGAAATTATGTACTGGAACTGACACCAGAAGCTAACGGTGATGGAGAAACATTTAAAGCAGCTAATAAAGGCAGTTTAACACCAGAGTTTTTTCCCTTCCAAGCAGAAGCTATTCTCCAATTAAGACGACAAAAATCTTTGGTAATTGTCGATGTTGGAGGAATGGTACAACCGGAAAAACAACCAATATTAGAAGCTTGTTCTCATTACTTAATTATTAGTTCCTCACCCGAAGAAGTAGAAAGTTGGCACAACTTTTGTCGGGATAGAGCTAATCTCAAACCTGTAGCTGTGATTCATAGCAGTTTGACAGAGTGTGAAATTATTCACCAGGAACAACCTTATTTAGAAATGACTTGTGGCCCTTGGATCGCTGGACAACCTCGACCAATTCCCCAAACCTTAATTGCCGCAGTGCAAAAATTAGTAAAGATTTGA
- the csm2 gene encoding type III-A CRISPR-associated protein Csm2 encodes MNQPPRRPEQRNQTHQNRQSNFQGGERQQQSDTAQEIINTIKDLRTIEGEAGSLKDYSIRTMVEQAEAFGLELKRQRLETNQVRKFLDALNQIKAKLPQVDEEVSNLKLTFEEKEKIKFGKIESDIVLLKPKLAYAAARQDAVKSLNRVIAEAIDKVHSKADFERLVQLMESIIAYHKAAGGK; translated from the coding sequence ATGAATCAACCACCTAGAAGGCCAGAACAACGCAACCAAACCCATCAAAATCGACAGTCAAACTTTCAGGGAGGCGAGCGTCAACAACAGTCTGATACTGCTCAAGAAATCATTAACACAATTAAAGATTTAAGAACAATTGAGGGAGAAGCCGGAAGTTTAAAAGACTATTCTATCCGCACGATGGTTGAACAAGCAGAAGCATTTGGGCTAGAGTTAAAGCGACAGCGACTTGAAACAAATCAGGTTCGTAAGTTCTTAGATGCTCTCAATCAAATTAAAGCAAAACTTCCTCAAGTAGATGAAGAGGTAAGCAATCTAAAACTGACTTTTGAAGAAAAGGAAAAAATCAAGTTTGGCAAGATTGAATCAGATATTGTTCTACTTAAACCAAAACTTGCCTATGCAGCAGCACGGCAGGACGCTGTGAAGTCGCTGAACCGAGTAATAGCTGAAGCGATCGACAAGGTACATAGTAAAGCTGATTTTGAGCGTTTAGTTCAATTGATGGAATCGATTATTGCTTATCACAAAGCAGCAGGTGGAAAATAA
- a CDS encoding TIGR03985 family CRISPR-associated protein codes for MTDVGFVYSPSPQILQWLAAGQLANRFGRSLRLWVLLSGFYHPDSRWLSLPQPFSYAEVRSHLFAPTHPQSNQLTVEELVAACHDSGCICHQPFRDWIFAPESLQEESVWRQIVMQLTGLSEDELEQKLQERPFATVHRSIRDDLKYLQQMGWLKSPSSGKYQLCSIQQLPTPPSEVNPQPDLGLSKAQIWELLRVLESVAFVQPNLNVVLESLWQQATNDSSATLKLNPEPTQRIFIHLDYILCEEMQEQVDTYQEQLESLWRRHEGGVVRFLYWLVAEERQLEIITYPVCLHYMRRAKYVSAYGFDPHGNFGWHNYRLDRIAAKSLQILAWGDPLIPKPLKQLWRTGNLPTPDEVQAELDEAWGFNFYLPKSLLIVRFPPQFARWYVDDTVRHTTFEPITYQKLPQLIRQQVKGSQQQQLLSIIGQRPAIDAYYKAWIRVGDINVLMRLRDWRPNGEVIAPLSVRQKLLEEALQEISNYQDF; via the coding sequence TTGACAGATGTTGGTTTTGTTTATTCCCCTAGTCCACAAATTCTCCAATGGTTAGCCGCAGGTCAACTGGCAAATCGGTTTGGTCGATCGCTCCGTCTCTGGGTATTATTGTCTGGGTTCTATCATCCAGATTCTCGTTGGCTTTCTTTACCGCAACCTTTTAGTTATGCTGAGGTGCGATCGCACTTATTCGCACCAACTCATCCCCAAAGCAATCAGCTGACTGTCGAAGAGTTGGTAGCTGCTTGTCATGACTCTGGCTGTATTTGTCACCAACCTTTTCGAGATTGGATTTTTGCACCGGAAAGTCTTCAGGAGGAATCAGTTTGGCGACAAATAGTGATGCAGTTGACAGGTTTGAGTGAGGATGAATTAGAACAAAAGTTACAAGAACGTCCTTTTGCTACGGTACATCGATCGATCCGCGATGACTTAAAGTATTTGCAGCAGATGGGATGGTTAAAATCTCCTAGTTCTGGAAAGTACCAACTTTGTTCGATTCAACAGTTACCCACACCTCCGAGTGAAGTTAATCCGCAACCAGATTTGGGATTATCGAAAGCGCAAATTTGGGAGTTGTTGCGAGTGTTGGAGTCTGTAGCTTTTGTCCAACCTAATCTTAATGTAGTATTAGAATCGCTTTGGCAACAAGCAACTAATGATTCTTCTGCTACTTTGAAATTAAATCCAGAACCTACCCAACGAATTTTTATTCACTTGGATTATATCCTTTGTGAGGAAATGCAAGAGCAGGTGGATACTTACCAAGAACAATTAGAATCACTCTGGCGCAGACATGAGGGGGGTGTTGTTCGGTTTCTGTATTGGTTGGTTGCCGAAGAACGGCAATTAGAAATTATTACTTATCCAGTCTGCTTGCATTATATGCGACGGGCGAAATATGTGAGTGCTTATGGTTTTGACCCTCATGGAAACTTTGGTTGGCATAATTATCGCCTCGATCGCATCGCCGCGAAAAGTCTGCAAATTTTGGCTTGGGGAGATCCGCTGATTCCTAAACCCTTGAAACAGTTGTGGCGTACAGGTAATTTACCTACTCCAGATGAGGTACAAGCGGAACTAGATGAAGCTTGGGGTTTTAATTTCTATCTCCCTAAAAGTTTATTAATTGTTCGTTTTCCGCCCCAGTTTGCCCGTTGGTATGTAGACGATACGGTGCGCCATACGACTTTTGAACCGATTACTTACCAAAAATTACCGCAGTTGATTCGACAACAGGTTAAAGGTTCTCAACAGCAGCAACTTTTAAGTATTATTGGGCAAAGACCTGCAATAGATGCTTATTACAAGGCTTGGATTCGTGTCGGTGATATTAATGTTTTAATGCGTTTACGTGATTGGCGACCTAATGGTGAGGTGATTGCGCCTTTGTCTGTAAGGCAGAAGTTGCTTGAAGAGGCTTTGCAGGAAATTTCAAATTATCAGGATTTCTAG